CTTGAAGGCGCAGATCTGCGGTCCCTCCAAAACCATGGCCATCCGGTCGCGCGCCGGTGTCGGGGAAAAGGGGCGGCTCAGCAGGCTGCTCCATGTCGATGCATCGAAATAATCGTCCTGTGGTCCGGCAATGATGCGGATCGGCGCCTGGCTGCGAAGATACGGGCTGCCTAGTCGTTTCGGTGCCATATCCTTGCCGTGTCCGAGCGGAAGGAGGTCGCCTGCGGCCAGCACGCGCCCGCCCAGCCCGCCGACGCCTGTGCGCAGATGGGTGGAGCGGCTGCCGAGCACGGGCTCGGTCACGATCCCTCCCGAGATTGCCAGATAGCCCCAGACGGCGCCCTCAAGCGCGCCGACGGTCAGCGTCTCGCCGCGGCGCAGCACATGGCTTTCCCAACAGGTACGCGGTTGGCCGTCGATATCGATGGCACAGCGGCCTCCGGTCACGGCGAAGAGGCAATCCCGTTCGACCTTGAACACGCCGCCGACCAGCGCGAATTCCAGGCATGCGTCTGCCTCCCTATTGCCAACCAGCCGATTGGCGATCCTCTGGGAGTCGCGGTCAACAGGTCCGGATGGAGAGAGACCGAAGGATCGATAGCCGTGGCGTCCACCGTCCTGAATGGTTACCAGCGGGCCACAGCGCAGGATCGAGAGGCAATTTGCAGGCATCATGTGGCATCCCTGCCGGTCAGCGGCTCAAGCGTGAAATCGCTTGATCCGGCCGAGGCGTCCAGCGCGGCTGCCTCATCCGCCTCGATCGCGCGGAAGCGGATCCGGTCCCCGGCTTTCAGCAAGAACGGATCGCGCCGAAGCGGGTTGAAGAGCCTGTAGGGCGTGCGCCCGAGGAAGCGCCAGCCGCTGGGGCCGGGCACGGAATTGATGCTGGTCTGGCGGCCGCCAATGCCGATGGCGCCGGCCTCGATCCTCTGGCGCGGAACGGCCAGGCGCGGCGTGTGCAGTGTCTCGGCAAGACCGCCGAGATAGGCAAAGCCGGGCGCGAAGCCGATCATGTAGACACGATATTCCGCCGCGAGATGGAGATCGATGACCGCTTCCACGGAGAGCTGCTTCATCTCGGCAAGCTCCCGCAGGTCGGCCGCATGCGCGCCGCCATAATGAACCGGAAACGAGAACAGGCGACCGGGCGGTACGATGCCTGTCTCCTCCTGCTGAACGCGACGAAGGAGCTCGAGGCCGAGCGCGTTCCCGCGGATCTGCCGGGGATCGTAGATGACGGTGAGGGAGCGATAGGTCGGGATCGTCTCGCAGGTGCCGGGTAAGGGAGCCTGGGCAAGCGATCGATCGAGGGCCAGAACCTGGCGGTTTGCCGCCTCGCTGACGGTATCGGAGAATTCGATTGCGAGGGCCTG
The sequence above is a segment of the Rhizobium sp. SSA_523 genome. Coding sequences within it:
- a CDS encoding biotin-dependent carboxyltransferase family protein is translated as MMPANCLSILRCGPLVTIQDGGRHGYRSFGLSPSGPVDRDSQRIANRLVGNREADACLEFALVGGVFKVERDCLFAVTGGRCAIDIDGQPRTCWESHVLRRGETLTVGALEGAVWGYLAISGGIVTEPVLGSRSTHLRTGVGGLGGRVLAAGDLLPLGHGKDMAPKRLGSPYLRSQAPIRIIAGPQDDYFDASTWSSLLSRPFSPTPARDRMAMVLEGPQICAFKGHDIVSDATLAGSIQVPGSGKPIVLTADGQTTGGYPKIATIASADLLRLAQMPNGQKFRFRRISADAAEDLLLDAQDRLADVLDTIERDPG
- the pxpB gene encoding 5-oxoprolinase subunit PxpB codes for the protein MTTTIYPRIVRSGDQALAIEFSDTVSEAANRQVLALDRSLAQAPLPGTCETIPTYRSLTVIYDPRQIRGNALGLELLRRVQQEETGIVPPGRLFSFPVHYGGAHAADLRELAEMKQLSVEAVIDLHLAAEYRVYMIGFAPGFAYLGGLAETLHTPRLAVPRQRIEAGAIGIGGRQTSINSVPGPSGWRFLGRTPYRLFNPLRRDPFLLKAGDRIRFRAIEADEAAALDASAGSSDFTLEPLTGRDAT